GATGATCTACCTCTGGCAGGGGGGCGGCCCTTCGCATCTCGATTTATACGACCCCAAACCGACGCTGGAAAAGTTCAAACTTCAGGATCTGCCCGAAAGCGTGCGCGGCACCACCCGGCTTTCGACGATGACATCGGGTTACAAAAAGTGGCCGGTGGTTCCCGCCATCAAGCCCTACAAAAAATGGGGTAAAAGCGGCCTGGAAATCAGCACGCTCCTTCCAAACATCGGCAGTATCGCCGACGATATCTGCGTGGTGCGCTCGATGAACACCGAGGCGGTGAATCATGCTCCGGGTGTGACTTTCTTTCTGACCGGTAGTCAGGTGCCGGGGCGGCCGAGCATGGGCGCCTGGGTGACCTACGGGTTAGGGAGTGCCGCCGCCGAGCTTCCGGCTTTCGTGGTCATGACCTCGTCCGATAAAACTCGCAGTTGCGGCCAGCTTTTCTACGACTATTATTGGGGCAGCGGTTTTCTTCCCAGCAAATATCAGGGCACTCGCTTCCGAGCGGTTGGCGATCCCGTACCGTATCTGAATAATCCCGCCGGTGTCAGCCCGGAAGGCCGCCGCAAATTGCTCGATGGCTTGCAGGAGTTGAACCAGCAGCATCTGGCCGAATACGGCGATCCGGAAATCGACACGCGCATCAGCCAGTACGAGATGGCTTTCCAGATGCAATCGAGCGTGCCGGGCTTGCTGGATTTCAGCAACGAGCCCAAGCATATCCTCGAGATGTACGGTCCTCAGGTCCATGAGCCGGGAACTTATGCCCGGCACTGCCTGATCGCCCGTCGACTCTTGGAGCGAGGCACGCGCTTCGTACAGCTGATGCACAGCGGCTGGGACCAGCACGGCAATCTGTACACGCAACTGGAAGGCCAGTGCCAGGACACCGATCAGCCCTCGGCGGCTTTGGTCAAGGATCTCAAACGTTTAGGTTTACTCGATAAGACTCTTGTAGTCTGGGGCGGCGAGTTCGGACGGACCCCTTTTGGCCAAGGTCCCGCCGAGAAACCGAATGGACGCGACCACTTCGGCCGGGCTTTCAGTCTCTGGATGGCAGGCGGCGGTGTCAAAGGCGGCCATGTGCATGGCGAAACCGACGAATGGGCCTGGAACATCGTCAAAGATCCCGTGCATGTTCACGATCATCAGGCGACGATTCTTCACCTGTTGGGTATCGACCATACCCGTCTGACTTACCGCTATCAGGGACGGCAGTTCCGACTCACGGATATTCATGGTAATGTGGTTCGAGGCGTCATGTCTTGATTTGTTCCCGGCTTGGAAGCGGAAAGGATTTTATGGCGGGCCGCTATTTGCACCTCCTCGGCTGTTTGTGTCTTTTGGCTGCGTCGGGAGCACTGCGCGGGGCAGAACCCACGAAGCTTCCCAACATCGTTTTTTTGATTGCCGATGATCTGGGCTACGGCGATTTGGGCTGCTATGGGCAGACCAAAATTCGCACCCCGAATATCGACAAGCTCGCCACCGAGGGGATGCGTTTTTCCAATCACTATTCAGGCAGTAATGTCTGCGCTCCGTCGCGCTGCACACTGATGACCGGCAAGCATCCGGGGCATGGCTACATTCGGGAGAATCATCAGGCGAAAGGTTATAGCGAAGGTCAGGAGCCGGTGCCGGCCGGTTTGCTGAAAATGCCGTTGCGGCTCCAGGAAGTGGGCTACACGCTGGGCGGCTTCGGTAAATGGGGCCTCGGTCCAGTGACCAGTTCCGGCGATCCGCTCAAACAGGGATTCGATCGCTGGTATGGTTACAATTGTCAGGCCGAGGCGCACAACTATTATCCCACGCATTTGTGGGATAACGACAAACAGATCACTTTGAATAATCCCAAGTTCGCCGCGCACCAGAAGCTGCCCAAAGACGCGGATGTCAACAACCCCGCCAGCTATGCCGCATACAGCGGTAAAGATTATGCCCCCGACCTGATCGGCGAGAAAGCGCTCGAATTCGTTCGCGCGAATAAAGACAAGCCGTTCTTCCTCTATTTCGCCACCACGGTGCCGCATCTTGCTCTTCAGGTTCCTGAAGACTCTTTGCAGGAGTACGCCGGGAAGTTTCCCGAAACGCCCTATACCGGCGACCGATCTTATTTGCCGCATCGTCAGCCGCGGGCTGCCTATGCCGCGATGATCACGCGCATGGATCGCGATATCGGCCGTATTCTGTCGGTGCTCCGCGAGCTGCATCTGGACGAGAATACCATCGTCGTTTTCACCAGCGACAACGGCCCGCTGTACGACAAACTGGGCGGCACCGACACGGAGTTCTTCAACAGTGCCGCCGGTTTGCGCGGCCGCAAAGGCTCCTACTACGAAGGGGGTTTTCGGGAGCCCTGCATCGTTCGCTGGCCCGGGCACATCGCACCCAACAGCCAGACAGATCGCGTCAGCGGCTTCGAAGATTGGTTCCCTACTTTTATGGAGCTAGTCGGCCGGAAAGACAAAACGCCCGCCGACATCGACGGTATTAGTTTCGCTCCGACTCTCTTGGGGCAGAAGCAACCCGAACGCCCTTTCCTCTACCGCGAATCGCCGGGCTACGGTGGCCAGCAATGCGTTCGCGTCGGGAACTGGAAAGCCCTGCGCCGCAATTTGAATCCGGCTCTGAAGGCGAAGGATCAGAACCCAGGGCCTATAGAACTTTACGACCTGGCGAACGATCCGTTTGAGAAGACCGATCTAGCGAAGATTCATCCCGAAATTGTGAGCGAACTCCAGCTTCTCCTGGATAAGCAACATGTGAAATCGGATCTATTTCCGATGCGGGTACTCGACGCAAAGAAGAATTAATCCTTCTGACTGAGCTCAGTAATACTCAACGATTTTTGCGGACGGCGAATGGAAGCCGGGAACATCAAAAATATTGCGATTCCGAGCCGTCCCGGCTCGAGTTTTCTGACAAATATTTTATGAGAGCTTTTTAATGTTTTTTTGTTGACGTTCGCGGTTAGGTGGTGTAATTTACCTACACGTCTCGCAAATGCTATCGGACTCTGTGAGTGGGCGACACGGACCCGGACGTTTGCGAGACTTTTTTTTATTCTCGAAAAGCTATCTCGACAATTCTTACTTTCCAGCATTCTTAATTTGAAACTTCAGTAGGGCAATCTCCGCTTCTTGTCGAGCGGCGCGCACCTGCATCAGTTCCTGTTCCAGTCTCAAACCGCCATCGAACATCGCTTTGGTTTCCCTTTCGATTTCGGTGGTTTTTTCGACCCATTTTTTCAGATGTTCCGCCTCTAAACTCGCGTTCCCCTGATCGAGGTCGAGCCCTGCAAGGCAGTAGTTCTTGCAAGTTTGCAGTTTGGTCTGAAAAGGAAAATCGCGGCCCATGTTGGAACGGGAAAAAACCAATTCCATTTCCTTGTGCAAAGTTTGATATCGATCTCTTTGCACTTCTTTGAGCCGCTTGTTCAGATTTTCCTCTCCCGAAGTGTTCTGGAGAGGGGCGATGGCATTCGCGACCGAACTGCCGATCTGGGGAATTTGTTGAGCGCGAACGGTGACTACCGTTCCCGTGACGGCAACGACGAAAACGGCTAAACCGACGGCACAGATCTTACGAGGGAAGAGCATTGGAGAACTCCATGCGGATGGTTAAAGAGTTCTTAAGAGTCCAGACGACTCTCAGAGGGTTTTTCAAAATTGTTGGCAATTATTGTGCCGGGAAATATCGATCTGTCTTACACAAAAAATGCGTTGGAATTCGAAATTGAATTGATGAAAGAAGTGATTAAACCCACCCTTAAGCCCGAGGGAGGATGCGCATTTATTTTCCAGCGCGCAAAAAAAATGCACTTCCCAACACCGCGGGCACATATCTGTGCCCGCGGATTCGAAAGTTCTTACTCCCCGTCGGCCTTTTTGCGAACGAATCGCTCCGGATAGGGGCTGTCGTACCCTTTCACCGAATGCCAGAGGATTCGATTAAAAGTATCCTCATCGGCCACGTCCGCCTGTTCGAAATTCATCGCTACCGACTTCTCCGCCCAGAACAGAGCCTTACCCGTTAACTTCTTTAAAGGGGGGTTCATTTCATCCAAAGCGATTTTGTTGTTCACGACCTTATAAGGAGTCAAATCCGGTTCCGCCGAGAAGCAGCCGCGCATCGGCGTGGCCGAGAGATCCATTTGATTCATCGGCGGTAGGCCGAGCATCATCTCGATCGTCTTGACCATGCCGGTCTGGTTATAACTGGTGTGATCGACATACTTGCGTTTGGTGTAAGGGCTGATCGCAAAAGCCACGGTCCGGTGACCATCCACGTGATCGAACCCGGCTTGCGGATCATCTTCGACTACCAGGATGCAGGTATCTTTCCAGAAGGAACTCGCGCTGATCGCTTCCACAATTCTTCCCAGAGCGAGATCGTTATCGGCCACCATAGCCCGGGGAGTGGGGAAATCGGGCGTGGTGCCATCGGTGTGATTGCAGGGCAGCGACATGAGAATCAGATCGGGCATCTTTCCAGCTTTTTCAAACGCTTTCAGATCTTCCTTGAATAGTTCGGCCCGGTAAACATCCGGCGCGTGCAGCGGAAAGTAAGGATAGGTCGGATGCGTGTGCGACTTCAATGCCGCATCGTTGATCTTGATCGTGATCGGCACTTTGCGAGTGCCATTTTTATAATCGTTGAAGAAGTCGGTCCAGCGGGTGCCCTTGGGGAAATAGGGCTCTTCAGAAATATGTTCGCCATAGTTGCGAATCGTTTTTTTGTGTAACAGAGCATTATCCCAGATGAAGCCGGTCGGCGCGAACGCCAGAGGATCGCGGCCGTCATCGGGATAGCTGCGCGGGAAGCCGCCGAACGCTTTTTCCAGATAGTCGGTCACGTACGCAGAATCGGTCCAGGAATGGCCATCGGCACTCAGAACGCCCGAGCAATAGAAGTTATCCAGAAGGGTGAATTCGCGGGCCAGCTTGTGGTGATTCGGCGTAGTGTTTTCACCAAAAATGCAAAGGTGTGCATCTCCGTTGCCCTCTTTCATATCGCCCAATACCTGATCGTAAGTGCGGTTTTCCTTGATGATGTAAACCACATGTTTAATCAAGGACGGTTCGCCGTGCCGCTGCGGAATTACCAACGGCTTGGCATCCGGCCGAGGTTTCTCCAGCCCCGCGAGACTATAGTTGAGGCGATTGTTGGTATTCACTTCTTCGGTGTACTTTGCCAAGGTTTTCGCATCGGGCACGTCGATAATGGAAATCGAACCGAGGTGATCGTGCGAGTTGTGCCCCTTCTCGGCAATTCGCTTCTGATTCAAACTGCCAAGCCCTTTGACGTTCGCAACGATCAGCTGGGTGCCTTCCGCATTCAGCAGGATCGCGCCGGGGTACCAGCCGGTGGGAATCAGACCCAGCACCTGACTTTTCTCCGGTCGGCCTTCTCCCATTCCTTCAGAAGACTTGGCAGACAGACGAACAACGGCGATGCAATTGTTGGTGCCGTTGGCGACATAGAGGGTTCCGCCCTCCGGGCTTAAGGCCAGAGCATTCGAAGCACTGCCGAAGGGCAGGCGGGATTCCGGCCGGCAGAAAATGGTTTCCAGAACTTCATCGGTATCGGTATCGATGACCGAAACGGTGTCGCTGTTAGCGTTGGCGACGTAGAGGCGTTTGGAGTTTTTGCTGAGGATCATGCCGCTGGGATGCAGGCCGACCGTGATGCTCTTCGATTCTTTCCAGGTGCCATTCTCTTTGCGGATAATCGACACCGAACCGTGATTGCTGATGCCCGTCCGTTCATCAACGCGGGTGGGGGTTCCGGAACTGGATCGCTGCGGATCGTTCGCCTTGGGATGATCGCCGCCCCAGTTGGAAATGTAGGCCTTGGTGCTACTGACCACGGCCACCGTATACGGGGCCACGCCGACGGGAATGATTTGGCCCGCTTTCTGATTCTTGATGTCGACCAGTTGCACGAAATTGCCGCGCGTGCAGGTGACGAAGATTTGCTCATCGGAAAGCTTGGCAATCCCCGCGTAATCGGGTTCGCCTTCGAGCTTGATTTTTTCCAGCGGCAGGGCGGGTAGCAGTTTGTAGAAGCCGTCTTCATCGAATTCGATGCTCTGCATCAGGCCCATCGAATCCGAGACGTATACTTTGCCGCCCACATTCACGAGTCCGACGACGCTCAATTTCGATTTGGGAATATCCACGGTCTGCAGAATTTTTCCGCTGGCGGTTTCGACGAACACGATGTCGTGCATGTTCTTGATGGCAGTGATTTTACCATGTTCGAGAAAGGCCAGATCGACGGGACGGCCGGGGAATGTCACCTGTTTGCCCGCCGGTTTGATTACCTGATTGGTCGGCACGATAACGCGACCGTCGGCTTGCAGACCGATTTTCAACTGATCGATATCCTGAGCGCACGCCAGGTAGCCGGGACCGAAAAACAGCAGGGCCATAAACAAGTATCTATTCATCGCTACTCCAGACTTCGTCGTCCAATGGATTTACAGATAGCCTTGAGACGGGGCCGTCATTGCCGAATGTCCGTCAAAATTTTTGTGTATTGGTAACGAGGATAGCGTATGGGACTTGATCTGCCCCGAAGCGAAGAAGCCGTGAAATCCGCATTGATGAAGTATTTTTGAAGAGAGGCGAATCCCCGACCAATAGAATTGCCTCCTGAGGTCTT
The genomic region above belongs to Telmatocola sphagniphila and contains:
- a CDS encoding DUF1501 domain-containing protein, with the protein product MEPIIADTFARMTRRQMFGQSATGLGLAALATLLGEETQAADKKPGQPGLPGLPHHAAKADRMIYLWQGGGPSHLDLYDPKPTLEKFKLQDLPESVRGTTRLSTMTSGYKKWPVVPAIKPYKKWGKSGLEISTLLPNIGSIADDICVVRSMNTEAVNHAPGVTFFLTGSQVPGRPSMGAWVTYGLGSAAAELPAFVVMTSSDKTRSCGQLFYDYYWGSGFLPSKYQGTRFRAVGDPVPYLNNPAGVSPEGRRKLLDGLQELNQQHLAEYGDPEIDTRISQYEMAFQMQSSVPGLLDFSNEPKHILEMYGPQVHEPGTYARHCLIARRLLERGTRFVQLMHSGWDQHGNLYTQLEGQCQDTDQPSAALVKDLKRLGLLDKTLVVWGGEFGRTPFGQGPAEKPNGRDHFGRAFSLWMAGGGVKGGHVHGETDEWAWNIVKDPVHVHDHQATILHLLGIDHTRLTYRYQGRQFRLTDIHGNVVRGVMS
- a CDS encoding arylsulfatase gives rise to the protein MAGRYLHLLGCLCLLAASGALRGAEPTKLPNIVFLIADDLGYGDLGCYGQTKIRTPNIDKLATEGMRFSNHYSGSNVCAPSRCTLMTGKHPGHGYIRENHQAKGYSEGQEPVPAGLLKMPLRLQEVGYTLGGFGKWGLGPVTSSGDPLKQGFDRWYGYNCQAEAHNYYPTHLWDNDKQITLNNPKFAAHQKLPKDADVNNPASYAAYSGKDYAPDLIGEKALEFVRANKDKPFFLYFATTVPHLALQVPEDSLQEYAGKFPETPYTGDRSYLPHRQPRAAYAAMITRMDRDIGRILSVLRELHLDENTIVVFTSDNGPLYDKLGGTDTEFFNSAAGLRGRKGSYYEGGFREPCIVRWPGHIAPNSQTDRVSGFEDWFPTFMELVGRKDKTPADIDGISFAPTLLGQKQPERPFLYRESPGYGGQQCVRVGNWKALRRNLNPALKAKDQNPGPIELYDLANDPFEKTDLAKIHPEIVSELQLLLDKQHVKSDLFPMRVLDAKKN
- a CDS encoding bifunctional YncE family protein/alkaline phosphatase family protein produces the protein MNRYLFMALLFFGPGYLACAQDIDQLKIGLQADGRVIVPTNQVIKPAGKQVTFPGRPVDLAFLEHGKITAIKNMHDIVFVETASGKILQTVDIPKSKLSVVGLVNVGGKVYVSDSMGLMQSIEFDEDGFYKLLPALPLEKIKLEGEPDYAGIAKLSDEQIFVTCTRGNFVQLVDIKNQKAGQIIPVGVAPYTVAVVSSTKAYISNWGGDHPKANDPQRSSSGTPTRVDERTGISNHGSVSIIRKENGTWKESKSITVGLHPSGMILSKNSKRLYVANANSDTVSVIDTDTDEVLETIFCRPESRLPFGSASNALALSPEGGTLYVANGTNNCIAVVRLSAKSSEGMGEGRPEKSQVLGLIPTGWYPGAILLNAEGTQLIVANVKGLGSLNQKRIAEKGHNSHDHLGSISIIDVPDAKTLAKYTEEVNTNNRLNYSLAGLEKPRPDAKPLVIPQRHGEPSLIKHVVYIIKENRTYDQVLGDMKEGNGDAHLCIFGENTTPNHHKLAREFTLLDNFYCSGVLSADGHSWTDSAYVTDYLEKAFGGFPRSYPDDGRDPLAFAPTGFIWDNALLHKKTIRNYGEHISEEPYFPKGTRWTDFFNDYKNGTRKVPITIKINDAALKSHTHPTYPYFPLHAPDVYRAELFKEDLKAFEKAGKMPDLILMSLPCNHTDGTTPDFPTPRAMVADNDLALGRIVEAISASSFWKDTCILVVEDDPQAGFDHVDGHRTVAFAISPYTKRKYVDHTSYNQTGMVKTIEMMLGLPPMNQMDLSATPMRGCFSAEPDLTPYKVVNNKIALDEMNPPLKKLTGKALFWAEKSVAMNFEQADVADEDTFNRILWHSVKGYDSPYPERFVRKKADGE